Below is a window of Arthrobacter sp. ERGS1:01 DNA.
TCGACCACGGTGCCCAGCACATTAGCCGTAGGGATGGTGAAGCGAGCGCCTTCTAGGTGCTTGGCGTAGCTGGTCGCCTCGCCACTCTTGTTCGTAGGCAGTTCCTCCCGCAAAAACGTGAAAACGCGCTCATTAAACCGCTTAAACATGATCTCGGGGGACAAATCCTTGAAGTTCTTCCAACGAAGGTCACTCCACGGCCGGCCCAGTTCGTCGTTGCCCAGCGGGAACGGCAGATTGTGGGCCGTTTTTCCGGTGCGCAATGCCTGCTTCTCGGCGCGGGTCTGCGCCTCGTCCAGCCGCTTCAAGAAGAGCAGGTACGTGACCTGTTCAATAATTTCGATGGGGTTGGAGATGCCGCCGGTCCAGAACGTGTTCCAGACCTTGTCTACCTGGGACTTGATTTCACCTGTAATCACGCCTTCGAGTTTAGCTGCGGAATTCATTGTGCCGGACCGGATGGCCCCACTGGGTGTTCGTTCAGCAACTACTGCTGCAAGTGATTCCGATGAAGCTCAGCGGTACAGGATTAACTGCACCGACACGGCGCTGGTTGGCCTACGGCATCAGGTTGTCTCTGTGGTGCTCTTCGGTGACTTCGCCGACGGTGTCCGTAGACCGCCGACAATCAGTCCAATTGTGGAACCCGCCGTGAGTTGTGGCGTCAAATAGGGAACTTCACCGTGCTGAAAAGGGGGAGTGATTTCAGGAGAAGATTTTGCTGAATTGGGGGAGTAAAGGGGAGTTGGGCCGTTTTTGGCCTTAAACGGTCCTGACCTGCGGAACATAACCGCATGTCAGAGCCATTTTTTGGTGCCCCGGGCGGTGTCTGGTTTCAGGACATCGTTGACAGTTGCCTAGGTTGGCGTCAGGCTGGCGATTTGATGTGCCGGGACATCGTTGACGGCATTGATGATGGGTTATGTCGTCTTTTGATCAGAATCGGGTCGTTGTCCTTGCCGTCCTTGAGACGGGATTGTCTCCTGCGGAGGCGGCACGCCGTTTCAAGGTCAGTCGGCAATGGGTCCATGTCTTGCTCATACGCTACGCACAGGGCGGTGAGGCGGGACTGGAGCCTCGCTCGCGGCGCCCGGCCACGAATCCGGCGGCTACCCCGGAAGAGGTGCGGGCCAGGATCCGGGAACTTCGTGATGAATTGGCGGCGGCCGGGTTAGATGCCGGCGCGGAATCCATTGCCGACCGGCTCGGTCGTGAAGGGGTCCGTGTTCCCGCGGTTTCGACGATTTGGCGGGTCTTGCGGGCCGCGCAGCTAGTGGTTCCGCAGCCGCAGAAACGTCCTCGTTCCTCCTGGCACCGTTTTGAAGCAGCCCAACCTAACCAGACATGGCAGTCCGACTTCACCCACTGGGTGCTGGCGGACGGGACCGATACCGAGGTCATTTCCTGGCTCGATGACTGCTCCCGGTACCTGCTCCATATCAGCGCTCACCCGCGCGTCACCGGGATCACTGTCACGACCTCGTTCACCAAAACCGCCGAAGAATACGGGTATCCGGCCTCGACACTGACCGATAACGGCATGGTCTACACAACTCGTTTCGCGCACGGCAAAGGCGGGCCCAATGCGTTCGAGTATCTGTTGAAGCGGCTCGGGATCAGCCAGAAGAACGGTGCCCCGTACCATCCACAAACGCAAGGGAAGATCGAGCGCTTCCATCAAACCCTCAAGAAATGGTTAGCGATACAACCCCCAGCAAGGACCCGCGTGGATCTGGATGCGCAGCTGGCACGCTTCCAACACATCTACAACCACGAGCGACCGCACCGGGCCCTGGAGCGGAAAACACCGGCGGAGGTATACACCTCACTACCCAAAGCAGTACCGGCCCAAGCCCAGGATCAACACTGGAGGGTTCGCTACGACAAGATCGACAGCACCGGCACGGTGAGCCTGCGCTACTCAGGGGCAATGCGCCACCTGGCTATCGGCCGGACCCACCAGGGCAAGCGCGTAATCGTGCTGATCGCGGGCCCCGACGTCATGATCGCCGACATCATGACCGGCGAGATCCTCGCCGAACACACCATCGACCGCAACAAAAGCTACCAACCCAAGAAAAAACAAAAGCTCCCTCCCGAAGGAGAGAGCTTCTGTCAATGATGTCTCGCTACATCAGTCAACGATGTCGCGACACATCACATGGTGCCCCGGGCGGGAATTGAACCCACGACCAAGAGAGTAGGGAGCCATTTTCCCAAACGCCATGAGAAGTCTGCGCCGGCGAACATGACGACAATGATGCTAGGGCGCCGGGGGATTTGGGGTGCCTATGTTGGCCGTTGCCTGGTGGACGTGAATCAAAATATGGATTGGCGTTCGAGGCCGTAGGCGTGTCAGCAGCAGTTTGGGAAGTAAGGGATATGGTGGCGGACATCGCTGAGGAGACGAGATATTTGGCGACCGGACAGCCAGGTTTGGCCAAGGTGATTAGCTTACAGCTGACGTTGGTGTTGCTATCGAAGTTCTTCACGGGGTGACCGATGATGTCGCCGTTGTGTTGCATGGCGGCTGCGATGGTCGGGCGGCCAAGTAGAGGTAGATGAGCGAGGAAAAGGCCCAGCTCGATCTGCGCAGTGTGGTGGTCGCGGATTCCGGCGGTAGGTACCTTCCTCGCCCTCGGGCCTGGCGATGCTTGGCAGGGGGGCAAACTATGCGAGTTTGGGATAGATTTCGTTTTTGAGTCGTCCAGTAGTCCAGTCGTCCAGTCGTCGC
It encodes the following:
- a CDS encoding IS481 family transposase yields the protein MSSFDQNRVVVLAVLETGLSPAEAARRFKVSRQWVHVLLIRYAQGGEAGLEPRSRRPATNPAATPEEVRARIRELRDELAAAGLDAGAESIADRLGREGVRVPAVSTIWRVLRAAQLVVPQPQKRPRSSWHRFEAAQPNQTWQSDFTHWVLADGTDTEVISWLDDCSRYLLHISAHPRVTGITVTTSFTKTAEEYGYPASTLTDNGMVYTTRFAHGKGGPNAFEYLLKRLGISQKNGAPYHPQTQGKIERFHQTLKKWLAIQPPARTRVDLDAQLARFQHIYNHERPHRALERKTPAEVYTSLPKAVPAQAQDQHWRVRYDKIDSTGTVSLRYSGAMRHLAIGRTHQGKRVIVLIAGPDVMIADIMTGEILAEHTIDRNKSYQPKKKQKLPPEGESFCQ